In Aspergillus flavus chromosome 3, complete sequence, one genomic interval encodes:
- a CDS encoding CobW domain protein, which translates to MADREDDEAPPALVDLSQIPDAEQQDATNISSADAPPESRVPITLVTGYLGAGKTTLLNYILNEKHGKKIAVIMNEFGDSTDIEKPLTVNQDGQEFTEWMEVGNGCICCSVKDSGVMAIESLMERRGTFDYILLETTGLADPGNIAPVFWVDDNLGSSIYLDGIVTLVDAKNILHLLDEPTPEETVSSHEKEEDHDHTHSGPVLSMAHMQISHADVIILNKADLVTPEELNKVRERVQAINSVAKIHVTDHSKTPQIEGVVLDLHAYDHLASLDFGEKGHSHIDPAISTIAITTPPIPSEKIPLVDAWLRSVLWDSSLPPAESQSEPQSHPADFDIHRLKGILITKDDSSRVIQAVRDVFEIRDAEPTSSDEGQKQCKIVLIGRGLGPDAQPWQRSFEAFLERDE; encoded by the exons ATGGCAGATagagaagatgacgaagccCCTCCAGCACTGGTAGATCTCTCTCAGATACCAGATGCGGAACAGCAAGACGCGACAAACATCTCATCCGCGGATGCGCCGCCGGAGAGTCGGGTGCCTATTACGCTTGTAACCG GATATCTTGGCGCAGGAAAAACTACACTGTTAAATTACATTCTCAATGAAAAACATGGCAAGAAGATTGCCGTGATAATGAATG AGTTCGGTGACT CCACGGACATCGAGAAGCCATTGACAGTTAACCAGGATGGCCAAGAATTCACCGAGTGGATGGAAGTCGGGAATGGTTGCATCTGCTGCTCAGTCAA AGACTCTGGCGTAATGGCCATCGAGTCCCTTATGGAGCGCCGAGGAACCTTCGACTACATCCTGCTGGAAACAACCGGCCTTGCCGACCCAGGCAATATCGCTCCTGTATTCTGGGTCGACGATAACCTCGGCAGTTCCATCTACTTAGACGGAATCGTCACTCTTGTTGACGCGAAGAATATCCTACATCTTCTAGATGAGCCCACTCCTGAGGAAACAGTGTCCAGtcacgaaaaagaagaagaccatgacCATACCCATTCGGGACCCGTACTATCCATGGCCCACATGCAAATTTCGCATGCGGACGTGATCATCCTGAATAAGGCTGATCTCGTCACTCCGGAGGAACTCAATAAAGTCCGAGAACGAGTGCAAGCCATCAACAGTGTCGCTAAGATCCATGTAACCGATCACAGTAAGACACCTCAGATTGAAGGCGTTGTGTTGGATCTGCATGCCTACGATCATTTGGCTAGTCTGGATTTTGGCGAAAAAGGGCATAGCCATATTGATCCG GCTATCTCTACGATCGCAATAACAACCCCTCCCATCCCATCTGAAAAGATTCCGCTCGTAGATGCCTGGCTCCGCTCCGTCCTTTGGgactcttctcttccacctgCGGAATCTCAATCTGAACCTCAGTCTCATCCAGCTGATTTCGATATTCACCGCCTCAAAGGCATATTGATCACAAAGGATGATTCCAGCAGGGTTATTCAGGCTGTCCGGGACGTGTTTGAGATCAGGGATGCCGAGCCAACGTCATCTGATGAAGGCCAGAAGCAGTGTAAGATTGTACTCATTGGCCGAGGACTTGGGCCGGATGCACAGCCGTGGCAAAGGAGTTTTGAGGCCTTTTTAGAGAGGGATGAGTAG
- a CDS encoding Mob1 family protein: MAAAGASQASSPRLPSPPPFTEVQIGPKSPSVGESFGQDAEQLLGASHGADDGSTRRIRPGTKSVDMAVGPPLIPLSQLDSSFQLQEHLKALYNHYTRPEGSETVVPINREVAIQLAEPPEGVDRSLWLYELCRFLTMKVNNLIIAFFAENPPCSAQTCPEMRASEWQYLCAVHDPPKSCCAIDYSCHTLDWATNILTSPKYFPSRLTLGSEAGGGPQASMRHLTNIFRRLYRIFAHAWFQHREVFWQVEGHDGLYIFFKTVCDLYSLIPEDNYTVPAEAEGADPVQPAEEETDGRRMTILRKEGEGSLPATLQEPPSATTRRHKNTPSTSSRVTTIRDVTTISESAEDDEQQPKQQESEKPAEPAQKEPEPQPPVEAVSEEPKASNEQVSIGSTESQITVAEVQVDEETEAAPQAVDADTKITEQEESKPSTEGSDAQKDEPETASTEEATKPESEAETKQTTEQEAEPVSEPAKET; the protein is encoded by the exons ATGGCTGCTGCGGGAGCTTCTCAGGCTAGCTCCCCGCGCCTACCCAGTCCTCCTCCGTTTACAGAGGTTCAGATCGGCCCCAAATCGCCGTCGGTCGGCGAATCGTTTGGCCAGGATGCAGAGCAGCTGCTAGGTGCTTCCCATGGAGCAGATGATGGCTCAACTCGAAGAATCCGACCAGGGACCAAGTCTGTCGACATGGCAGTTGGTCCGCCTCTGATCCCTCTCTCTCAG CTCGATTCTTCCTTCCAGCTTCAAGAGCACCTTAAGGCCCTCTACAACCACTACACCCGACCCGAAGGATCTGAAACTGTCGTCCCGATCAACCGGGAGGTTGCCATCCAGCTTGCAGAGCCCCCGGAGGGCGTTGACCGGTCGCTTTGGCTCTATGAACTTTGCCGCTTCCTAACAATGAAAGTAAACAATCTTATCATTGCCTTCTTCGCCGAAAACCCCCCTTGCTCCGCACAGACATGCCCAGAAATGCGAGCGTCGGAATGGCAGTATCTCTGTGCCGTTCACGATCCACCTAAATCATGCTGTGCTATCGACTATTCTTGCCACACCCTGGATTGGGCAACCAACATCCTCACTTCACCGAAGTATTTCCCTAGTCGTCTTACACTAGGCTCAGAGGCAGGTGGTGGTCCGCAGGCGAGCATGAGACATTTGACCAATATCTTCCGCCGCCTCTACCGTATCTTTGCGCATGCCTGGTTTCAACATCGGGAAGTGTTTTGGCAGGTCGAGGGCCACGATGgactatatatctttttcaaGACGGTTTGTGATCTCTACAGCTTGATACCAGAAGATAATTACACCGTTCCGGCTGAGGCGGAGGGTGCCGATCCCGTCCAACCGGCAGAGGAGGAGACGGACGGGCGTCGCATGACGATACTGCGGAAAGAGGGTGAAGGTTCGCTGCCTGCCACACTGCAAGAACCACCGTCGGCGACCACTCGACGTCACAAGAATACCCCATCAACAAGTTCTCGGGTTACGACTATCCGCGATGTCACAACCATCAGCGAAAGCGCCGAGGATGACGAGCAacagccaaagcagcaaGAAAGCGAAAAGCCCGCAGAACCGGCACAGAAGGAACCAGAGCCTCAGCCACCCGTGGAAGCTGTCAGTGAAGAGCCCAAGGCCTCTAACGAACAGGTGTCGATTGGTAGCACCGAGTCACAAATTACCGTTGCAGAAGTGCAAGTTGATGAAGAGACGGAGGCAGCTCCACAGGCGGTCGATGCAGATACCAAGATAACCGAACAGGAGGAATCAAAACCTAGCACTGAGGGAAGCGATGCGCAGAAGGATGAGCCCGAAACAGCCTCAACCGAGGAGGCCACGAAACCAGAATCAGAGGCAGAGACAAAACAGACTACCGAGCAAGAAGCCGAACCAGTGTCTGAGCCCGCGAAAGAGACGTAA
- a CDS encoding putative mitochondrial DnaJ chaperone: MSATSAAMPKAAAIPARLLRSTSRQYSKSPATSVRAYHASPTSSTDRRVRCDATNKKQSVFSSSRIFHTTAPLAAIPDPYKVLGVEKNASAGDIKKAYYGMAKKYHPDTNKEANAKEKFAEAQSAYELLSDPKKRENYDRFGSAAFDQNGGFDPSAAGGNPFAGAGGFHGFGGGFGGGFPGGFGGADINFEDLFGAFAGGARRAGRGRRGPFQEILVGEDIEVQTNISFMEAAKGTTKDIVITPLTPCGTCSGDGLKKGAKRTQCRQCNGSGTRVHFMQGGFQVAATCDACGGAGMSVPRGSECGTCNGNGVVRGKKTVQVDIPGGVEDGMRLRVSNEGDAPPTGTSAAPGARTQRGDLYVSIRVSPDHRFSRSGSDILYTAQIPLTTALLGGEVTVPTLDGEVKIKVGTGTGTGDKVTLSGMGMKRLGSRTSRFSPTGDLKVEFKVAMPKYLTGNQRTILEVLADEMGDKTAKRVMNVGKDSPPSGGDASTGGSNNEGFLKSAWHKLVNKCENSPEESNKKESGNSSKNDGEKKSN; this comes from the exons ATGAGCGCTACTTCCGCCGCAATGCCCAAGGCCGCGGCTATTCCCGCCCgtttactccggagtacatcGCGACAATATTCGAAGAGCCCGGCAACCAGTGTTCGAGCTTACCATGCCTCACCGACTTCATCAACTGACAGGCGTGTGCGATGCGATGCAACTAATAAGAAACAATCTGTGTTCTCTTCGTCAAGG ATCTTCCATACTACTGCTCCCCTTGCCGCGATTCCCGACCCATATAAAGTATTAGGAGTGGAAAAGAATGCATCCGCAGGCGACATCAAGAAGGCCTACTATGGAATGGCCAAAAAATACCACCCGGATACCAACAAGGAGGCGAATGCCAAGGAAAAGTTCGCGGAGGCCCAGTCAGCTTATGAGTTACTTTCCGACCCCAAGAAGCGTGAGAACTACGATCGATTTGGCTCCGCAGCGTTCGACCAAAACGGTGGCTTCGATCCCAGCGCAGCCGGCGGTAACCCGTTCGCAGGTGCCGGTGGGTTCCACGGATTTGGCGGTGGCTTTGGGGGTGGTTTCcctggtggttttgggggaGCAGATATCAATTTCGAGGATCTTTTCGGTGCTTTCGCAGGCGGCGCACGTCGTGCCGGTCGAGGCCGACGGGGCCCATTCCAGGAGATTCTGGTAGGCGAAGATATTGAAGTCCAGACCAACATCTCCTTTATGGAAGCCGCGAAGGGTACAACAAAAGATATCGTTATCACGCCTTTGACTCCATGCGGTACATGTAGCGGTGACGGACTTAAGAAAGGCGCCAAACGCACCCAGTGCCGTCAGTGCAACGGCTCTGGAACTCGTGTGCACTTTATGCAGGGAGGCTTTCAGGTGGCAGCCACTTGTGATGCCTGTGGAGGTGCAGGCATGTCTGTCCCAAGGGGCTCGGAGTGTGGCACCTGCAATGGCAACGGTGTGGTCAGGGGCAAGAAGACTGTACAGGTTGACATTCCAGGTGGTGTAGAGGATGGCATGCGCTTGCGAGTGAGCAACGAAGGAGATGCACCACCCACCGGAACATCTGCCGCACCCGGAGCCCGCACACAACGAGGCGACCTGTACGTGTCCATCCGGGTCTCTCCTGACCATCGATTCAGCCGTTCCGGTTCCGATATCCTCTATACGGCTCAGATTCCCCTCACGACTGCTCTTTTAGGTGGTGAAGTTACCGTACCGACCCTCGATGGTGAAGTTAAGATTAAGGTTGGCACGGGTACTGGTACCGGCGATAAGGTCACACTGTCTGGAATGGGTATGAAGCGGCTTGGTAGTCGTACGAGTCGCTTCAGCCCCACTGGTGATCTCAAGGTTGAGTTCAAGGTTGCCATGCCCAAGTACCTGACAGGTAACCAGCGGACTATCCTGGAAGTTCTTGCAGATGAGATGGGTGACAAGACCGCCAAGCGAGTCATGAATGTCGGAAAGGATAG CCCACCATCCGGAGGAGACGCTTCCACAGGAGGTTCCAATAATGAAGGATTTCTCAAATCCGCTTGGCACAAACTCGTGAACAAGTGTGAGAACTCCCCCGAAGAATCGAATAAGAAGGAATCaggcaacagcagcaagaaCGACGGCGAAAAGAAGTCGAACTGA
- a CDS encoding HAUS augmin-like complex subunit 6 N-terminus-domain-containing protein: MQSPRPPSRSKRPDWTPQPPVAVFVRNLQLLQLDSRDDWPGITVRSLSPSSQNQRQRVKAIEWALYQLVALWDPETARDKLRPFFPPLEPLQSVNLRAALFRVLSELKKNGDLGKETILRKSMLDDCKGEKFDELLAVFSTAVLRKALAASADEGLGTPAMKLSLASGLTQQEYQRMLPLILAHRVSLREVGERRSRVRDTHARFSQLLDYKKSQLELQSQEERPQIANEANFDELAQMVKANCLSNADWADTLLYGGARSSSDAFLELPFSTAWSKAKASTVEDLRTNSAPDLLIDLETRITRQRARLLRWHQYHSSMLRHERVESMNTIRSPPLAFRDHQALTVASIARAVREPVERISPKADDRALLFSMTEALARIEGTHRSSSRATPLHAPVVDADRRMAGHESSSSSNTSSPQLVQQDATTKSTPSGSVTSEADDSIGRSSSPSLQLSSDLEFKPAQRKERNTYNLIERTRKSMSLVPPPQSTPRPRESLRPRRPRPSFPVNQFELPERQTPEISRASTPRDELFEEEADYNSVFKSRPRVAHSPISSPAVHVSPVEDFDLGMDMDSRLDMNEAYGLDSPLPRRRR, encoded by the exons ATGCAGTCGCCCCGACCTCCCTCTCGGTCCAAAAGGCCGGATTGGACACCACAACCACCCGTTGCTGTCTTTGTCCGGAACCTTCAGCTTCTACAACTAGACTCCCGTGATGACTGGCCGGGTATTACAGTTCGCTCTTTATCCCCATCATCGCAGAACCAGCGCCAGCGTGTCAAGGCCATCGAATGGGCACTCTACCAATTAGTGGCACTTTGGGACCCGGAAACTGCTCGGGAT AAACTCCGGCCATTCTTTCCTCCACTAGAGCCATTGCAGTCGGTCAATCTGCGCGCCGCTCTGTTTCGTGTGTTGTccgagttgaagaagaatggagaCTTAGGAAAAGAGACTATTTTGCGGAAGTCAATGCTTGATGACTGCAAGGGGGAGAAATTTGACGAGCTTCTTGCGGTCTTTTCTACTGCAGTTCTTCGCAAAGCTCTGGCCGCCTCGGCGGATGAAGGACTTGGGACCCCCGCTATGAAGTTGTCACTGGCTTCGGGATTGACTCaacaagaatatcaacgCATGCTGCCCCTCATTCTTGCGCATCGTGTCTCGTTGAGAGAGGTGGGAGAGCGTCGTAGTCGGGTACGGGATACGCATGCACGATTCTCACAATTGTTGGACTACAAAAAGAGTCAGCTAGAGCTTCAGTCTCAGGAAGAACGTCCCCAGATTGCGAACGAGGCTAACTTCGATGAATTGGCACAAATGGTCAAGGCCAATTGTCTAAGCAATGCGGATTGGGCCGACACTCTGCTATATGGAGGTGCCCGAAGTAGCAGCGATGCGTTTCTGGAACTGCCTTTTTCAACGGCATGGTCCAAGGCAAAGGCGTCGACGGTAGAGGACCTTAGAACAAACTCTGCTCCGGATCTATTGATCGACTTGGAAACACGCATCACGAGACAGCGCGCCCGTTTACTGAgatggcatcaatatcaCAGTTCGATGCTGAGACATGAGCGGGTAGAATCGATGAACACAATAAGGAGTCCTCCCTTGGCGTTCCGGGACCACCAGGCACTCACTGTCGCCAGCATCGCCAGGGCTGTTCGAGAGCCGGTGGAACGCATCTCTCCTAAAGCAGACGATCGCGCacttctgttctccatgacGGAAGCACTTGCTCGAATCGAAGGCACGCACCGCTCATCTTCACGAGCCACTCCATTACATGCCCCCGTAGTTGATGCAGACCGTCGTATGGCTGGGCATGAATCATCGTCCTCAAGCAATACGTCATCCCCTCAATTGGTTCAGCAAGATGCTACCACCAAGAGCACACCCTCGGGCAGTGTTACATCTGAAGCGGATGATTCTATAGGCCGATCCAGCTCTCCCTCGCTGCAACTCTCTTCTGATCTGGAGTTCAAACCCGCCCAGCGCAAGGAACGCAACACATATAACCTGATTGAACGGACCCGGAAATCCATGTCATTAGTTCCTCCTCCCCAAAGTACCCCACGGCCTAGAGAGAGTCTTCGACCTCGCCGCCCGCGGCCCTCTTTCCCCGTGAATCAATTCGAACTGCCCGAGAGGCAGACTCCCGAAATCAGCAGAGCATCCACACCGCGCGACGAACTTTTCGAAGAAGAGGCGGACTATAACAGTGTTTTCAAGTCCCGGCCACGAGTCGCCCATAGCCCCATCTCTTCGCCGGCAGTACATGTAAGTCCGGTGGAAGATTTCGATCTCGGCATGGACATGGATTCTAGACTGGATATGAACGAGGCCTACGGCTTGGATTCGCCCCTGCCTAGACGGCGCAGGTAA
- a CDS encoding putative mitochondrial serine protease Pim1, which yields MLRGQSLPWRAALHQTPRPLIIRPLLASPRYNASARSILISSRLSRSLPPSRTFSSSSIRRREKPPPGDGKEDPDHKEQKEKNEDKDVERTSESRRRVADQSGKHGSSTESGAPTSGSTKRREKQIVDKEQRGLEDDGKKPNNVAEGKGNSNEPPSPIPVSGGSDSKPSGANNGGNEDGGKKGKKGSSDKALQKPSVPEVYPQVMAIPIAKRPLFPGFYKAITIKDPNVAMAIQDMMKRGQPYVGAFLFKDENADGDVIENLDDVYDVGVFAQITAAYPLRGEASGVTAVLYPHRRIKVSSLLPPSDSTKAPAPDDKSSEKQGDVVASFEEGTQELAPKDHYEPTSFLRKYPVSLVNVENLVEEPYDKKSAIIRAVTSEIVNVCKEIASLNPLFRDQISAFYTDQFPGNLSDEPSKLADFAAAVSAGELHEMQEVLEIMNIEERLPKALVVLKKELMNAQLQSKISKDVEAKIQKRQREYWLMEQMKGIKRELGIESDGKDKLVEKFKEKAERLAMPEAVKKVFDEELNKLAHLEPAASEFNVTRNYLDWLTQIPWGQKSVENFGIQHATTVLDEDHYGLKDVKDRILEFIAVGKLRGTVEGKILCLVGPPGVGKTSIGKSIARALNRQYYRFSVGGLTDVAEIKGHRRTYVGALPGRIIQALKKCQTENPLILIDEIDKIGRGHQGDPSSALLELLDPEQNSSFLDHYMDVPVDLSKVLFVCTANVTDTIPRPLLDRMELIELSGYVADEKMAIAQRYLAPAARELTGLKDVDVNLKEEAIEELIKSYCRESGVRNLKKQIEKVYRKAAFKIVRDLGEDVLAEDKALTDEGKAAQEESKKESEAADSANATTEEKATTETPRVALKVPEGVQLSIGKDSLTDYVGPPVFTSDRLYETFPPGVTMGLAWTSMGGAALYVESILENALTSESRPGIEITGNLQNVMKESSHIAYSFAKSVLAKQFPENKFFEKARLHMHCPEGAVPKDGPSAGITMASSLLSLALNHSLDPTIAMTGELTVTGKVLRIGGLREKTVAARRAGATKIIFPADNTSDWLELPENIKEGIEGHAVSWYSEVFDLLFTGLDKDAANHIWQKELAEKSKNKSAKDNEDDD from the exons ATGCTCCGCGGCCAGTCCCTCCCCTGGAGAGCTGCGCTCCACCAGACACCGCGTCCATTGATTATTCGGCCTTTACTCGCCTCGCCGAGATACAATGCCAGTGCCCGGTCAATCCTGATTTCGTCGCGCCTCTCCcgctctctccctccctcccgCACCTTCTCGTCAAGCTCTATTCGCCGAAGAGAGAAACCCCCACCCGGAGACGGCAAGGAAGATCCGGACCATAAAGagcagaaggaaaagaacgaggATAAGGATGTTGAACGCACTTCTGAATCTCGACGCAGAGTAGCCGATCAGTCAGGGAAACATGGCTCATCAACAGAATCCGGAGCTCCGACATCGGGATCCACAAAACGGAGAGAGAAGCAGATAGTGGATAAGGAGCAACGAGGgctggaggatgatggaAAGAAGCCTAATAATGTAGCTGAAGGCAAGGGAAATTCCAATGAACCGCCGTCCCCTATCCCTGTCAGTGGCGGCTCAGATTCTAAGCCTAGTGGTGCAAACAACGGAGGTAATGAAGATggtggaaagaaaggcaagaaggGCTCCAGTGACAAGGCTTTGCAGAAGCCTTCTGTTCCTGAAGTCTATCCTCAGGTTATGGCCATTCCCATCGCAAAACGCCCGTTATTCCCGGGCTTCTACAAAGCTATCACTATAAAAGATCCGAATGTGGCAATGGCTATCCAGGACATGATGAAGCGTGGACAGCCTTATGTGGGAGCTTTCCTGTTCAAGGATGAGAACGCTGATGGAGATGTAATCGAAAATCTTGATGATGTATACGATGTTGGAGTGTTCGCTCAAATTACTGCTGCTTATCCTCTTCGCGGAGAAGCTAGTGGCGTAACAGCTGTGCTTTATCCTCACCGACGCATCAAGGTCTCGTCCTTGTTGCCACCCAGTGATTCAACGAAGGCTCCCGCCCCAGATGATAAGTCATCTGAGAAACAGGGTGACGTTGTAGCCAGCTTTGAGGAGGGAACCCAGGAACTCGCACCCAAGGATCACTACGAGCCTACATCATTTTTGCGGAAGTATCCAGTCAGCTTGGTTAACGTCGAGAATCTAGTGGAGGAGCCTTATGACAAGAAGAGTGCCATTATTCGTGCAGTGACCAGTGAGATTGTCAATGTCTGCAAGGAAATTGCCAGCCTGAACCCCCTGTTCCGCGACCAGATCTCCGCCTTCTACACCGACCAGTTCCCTGGAAACTTGAGTGACGAGCCATCTAAGTTGGCTGACTTTGCAGCTGCTGTTTCTGCCGGAGAACTGCACGAGATGCAAGAGGTCCTTGAGATAATGAACATTGAGGAGAGACTTCCTAAAGCTTTAGTGGTACTGAAGAAGGAGTTAATGAACGCGCAACTGCAGTCGAAGATCTCAAAGGATGTGGAGGCTAAGATTCAAAAGCGTCAACGTGAGTACTGGCTAATGGAGCAGATGAAGGGCATCAAGAGAGAGTTGGGTATTGAATCCGATGGTAAGGATAAGCTGGTTGAAaagttcaaggagaaggcggAGAGGCTTGCTATGCCAGAGGCTGTTAAGAAGGTCTTTGATGAGGAACTCAATAAACTGGCTCATTTGGAACCGGCTGCTTCAGAGTTCAATGTCACCCGCAACTATCTCGACTGGTTGACACAGATACCCTGGGGACAGAAGAGTGTTGAGAATTTTGGTATCCAACACGCAACAACCGTTTTGGATGAAGATCACTATGGCTTGAAGGATGTCAAGGACCGTATTCTTGAATTCATCGCTGTCGGAAAACTCCGCGGAACCGTGGAAGGCAAGATTCTTTGCCTTGTGGGACCGCCTGGTGTTGGAAAGACTAGTATTGGAAAGTCAATTGCTCGGGCCTTGAACAGGCAGTATTACCGCTTTTCCGTTGGTGGCTTGACAGATGTTGCGGAAATCAAGGGGCACCGTAGGACTTATGTTGGTGCCCTTCCGGGACGCATCATCCAAGCCCTCAAGAAATGTCAGACGGAGAATCCTTTAATTCTGATTGACGAAATAGACAAAATCGGGCGCGGTCACCAAGGGGATCCGTCTTCTGCACTCCTCGAGCTGCTTGACCCGGAGCAGAACTCCTCCTTTTTAGACCACTACATGGATGTCCCAGTGGATCTGTCTAAGGTTCTCTTCGTTTGCACGGCTAATGTAACTGATACGATTCCCCGCCCTCTACTCGATCGAATGGAGCTCATTGAGCTTTCAGGATATGTTGCggatgagaagatggctaTTGCTCAGCGCTACCTTGCTCCTGCTGCTAGGGAATTGACGGGCTTGAAGGACGTCGATGTTAATCTGAAGGAGGAAGCTATTGAGGAGCTCATCAAATCTTACTGCCGTGAAAGTGGTGTTCGGAATCTCAAGAAGCAAATTGAGAAAGTTTACCGCAAAGCTGCTTTCAAGATCGTGCGTGACCTTGGAGAGGACGTACTCGCCGAGGACAAGGCTCTTACCGATGAGGGCAAGGCTGCACAGGAGGAGTCGAAGAAGGAGAGCGAGGCTGCCGACTCTGCTAACGCCACCACCGAAGAGAAAGCAACGACTGAAACACCTCGTGTTGCCCTGAAGGTTCCAGAGGGAGTGCAACTCAGCATCGGCAAGGACAGCTTGACTGATTACGTTGGGCCCCCGGTTTTCACGTCCGACAGGTTGTATGAAACCTTCCCACCCGGTGTCACAATGGGCCTTGCTTGGACCAGCATGGGAGGCGCTGCGCTGTATGTTGAGTCTATTTTGGAGAACGCACTGACTTCTGAATCCCGACCGGGTATCGAAATCACCGGCAATCTCCAAAATGTGATGAAGGAGTCTTCCCATATCGCGTACTCCTTCGCCAAGTCAGTATTGGCTAAGCAGTTCCCGGAGAATAAGTTCTTCGAAAAGGCAAGGCTTCACATGCATTGCCCGGAGGGTGCCGTGCCAAAGGATG GCCCATCTGCTGGTATTACAATGGCATCATCCCTTCTATCCTTGGCGCTGAACCACTCTCTCGACCCTACCATTGCTATGACTGGAGAATTGACGGTGACTGGCAAAGTTTTGCGTATTGGAGGTTTGCGCGAGAAGACTGTTGCTGCTCGTCGCGCCGGTGCCACAAAGATCATCTTCCCCGCCGACAACACGTCGGATTGGCTCGAGCTGCCTGAG AACATCAAAGAGGGCATTGAAGGCCATGCAGTGAGCTGGTACTCGGAGGTATTCGACTTGCTCTTTACCGGTCTGGACAAGGACGCAGCCAACCATATCTGGCAGAAGGAACTCGCGGAAAAGTCCAAGAACAAGTCGGCTAAGGACAATGAGGACGATGACTGA
- a CDS encoding putative hydrolases of HD superfamily (HD family hydrolase, putative), translating to MGSETPSNALWTTQSVLATLPHPPEENSASPIPFFHLLERLKTTKREGWRRFGITAGESISDHMYRMSVMTMLAPPSLAPRLNLPHCMKMALIHDMAESLVGDITPVDNVDKQEKARREADVMNYITKNLLGGVPGGMLTGDEVMKVFQEYEDNETLEAKYVHDIDKMELLLQMVEYERTHDLDLSEFCHVANRVQLPEIKEWAATVLQEREAFWKKKAANGVQA from the exons ATGGGCTCTGAAACACCATCTAATGCCCTTTGGACCACGCAGT CAGTGTTGGCCACCCTTCCTCACCCCCCTGAGGAGAACTCCGCTTCCCCGATTCCGTTCTTCCACCTTCTCGAGCGCCTGAAGACCACCAAGCGGGAAGGCTGGCGCCGCTTCGGTATCACAGCAGGCGAATCGATCTCAGACCATATGTACCGTATGTCAGTGATGACAATGCTCGCCCCGCCCTCGCTCGCTCCGCGACTCAATCTGCCCCATTGCATGAAGATGGCTCTCATCCACGACATGGCTGAATCGCTGGTCGGCGACATCACCCCAGTGGACAACGTGGACAAGCAAGAGAAGGCACGCCGCGAAGCCGACGTGATGAACTACATCACCAAGAACCTGCTGGGAGGTGTTCCTGGTGGGATGCTGACCGGAGATGAGGTTATGAAGGTGTTCCAGGAGTATGAAGATAACGAGACGCTGGAAGCCAAGTACGTACACGATATCGACAAGATGGAGCTTCTCCTGCAGATGGTTGAATATGAGCGTACCCACGACCTCGATCTGTCTGAATTTTGCCACGTCGCGAACCGTGTCCAGCTGCCGGAAATCAAGGAATGGGCGGCGACAGTGCTCCAGGAGCGGGAGGCTttctggaagaagaaggccgccaaTGGAGTTCAAGCATAA
- a CDS encoding HIT domain protein translates to MPTEDSPSTMALAVKGPIHFGPFVVTSQVFHLTPLSFALVNLKPILPGHVLVSPRRVVPRVSDLTPSETTDLFLTVRRVGRMVERVYGASSLNIAVQDGVEAGQSVPHVHAHIIPRKKADLDARGGTDAVYDMLDGEEGDLGKQYRQRRTRFPAVDNEERRPRSMEDMEAEARMLAKEMEAEAVD, encoded by the exons ATGCCCACCGAAGACTCCCCATCCACAATGGCCCTCGCCGTGAAAGGACCGATCCACTTCGGTCCCTTCGTCGTCACATCCCAG GTCTTCCACTTAACCCCCCTCTCCTTCGCCCTCGTCAACCTCAAACCCATCCTCCCAGGCCACGTCCTCGTCTCCCCGCGCCGCGTCGTCCCCCGCGTCTCCGACCTCACCCCCTCCGAAACAACAGACCTCTTCCTGACCGTCCGCCGTGTAGGCCGAATGGTCGAGCGCGTCTACGGCGCAAGTAGTCTCAACATTGCCGTGCAGGACGGCGTAGAGGCGGGACAGAGCGTGCCTCATGTGCATGCGCATATCATCCCGAGAAAGAAGGCGGATTTAGATGCTCGGGGAGGGACGGATGCGGTTTATGATATGTTAgatggggaggagggggattTGGGGAAGCAGTATCGGCAGCGGAGAACGAGGTTTCCGGCGGTTGATAATGAGGagaggaggccgaggagtatggaggatatggaggCTGAGGCGAGGATGTTGgcgaaggagatggaggcggaggcggtGGATTGA